A genome region from Geodermatophilus bullaregiensis includes the following:
- a CDS encoding ArgE/DapE family deacylase, with protein MADLTRTEAAVLDAVDEAAAVDLLCRLVAVPSVGGTAAEGEVQSLVAGELDALGCDVDRWAIDLAAAATAPDAPGQEVQREEAWGVVGTLPGDGDPALVLCGHSDVVPTGDRTLWAGDPFTPRLAGGAVHGRGTCDMKGGLVSALAALAAVRAAGVRLRRPVAVHSVVGEEDGGLGAWATLARGHRGDACVIPEPTDGAVVTAAAGALTFRLEVTGAAAHAAMRDRGVSAVELFADVHADLRAFEAERQRTADPRFTGERYPFGLSIGTVRAGEWASTVPDRLVAEGRYGVRLGEPVGDARAAFEGRVAAFCAGHPWLAAHPVQVSWAGGAFASGELPPGSALLGEVRAAVVDAGGPPPPERAVAAGTDLRLYAAAGVPALHLGPGDLHLAHGPAERVPVAEVTAVARALALLTLRRCGVA; from the coding sequence GTGGCCGACCTGACCCGCACCGAGGCCGCCGTCCTGGACGCCGTCGACGAGGCCGCCGCCGTCGACCTGCTGTGCCGCCTGGTGGCCGTCCCCTCGGTCGGCGGGACGGCGGCGGAGGGCGAGGTGCAGTCCCTGGTCGCCGGTGAGCTCGACGCGCTGGGCTGCGACGTCGACCGCTGGGCGATCGACCTCGCCGCGGCCGCCACCGCCCCGGACGCGCCGGGCCAGGAGGTGCAGCGGGAGGAGGCGTGGGGCGTCGTCGGCACGCTGCCCGGCGACGGCGACCCGGCGCTGGTGCTGTGCGGGCACTCCGACGTCGTCCCGACCGGCGACCGGACGCTGTGGGCCGGCGACCCGTTCACCCCGCGCCTGGCTGGCGGCGCCGTGCACGGCCGCGGCACCTGCGACATGAAGGGCGGCCTCGTCTCCGCGCTGGCCGCGCTCGCCGCGGTCCGGGCGGCGGGGGTGCGGCTGCGCCGGCCGGTGGCGGTGCACAGCGTCGTCGGCGAGGAGGACGGCGGCCTCGGCGCGTGGGCGACGCTGGCCCGCGGTCACCGCGGTGACGCCTGCGTCATCCCCGAGCCCACCGACGGCGCCGTCGTCACCGCCGCGGCCGGGGCGCTGACCTTCCGGCTGGAGGTGACCGGCGCCGCCGCGCACGCCGCGATGCGCGACCGCGGGGTGAGCGCCGTCGAGCTGTTCGCCGACGTGCACGCCGACCTGCGCGCGTTCGAGGCCGAGCGGCAGCGCACCGCCGACCCGCGCTTCACCGGCGAGCGGTACCCCTTCGGGCTGTCGATCGGCACGGTGCGCGCCGGGGAGTGGGCGTCGACGGTGCCCGACCGGCTCGTCGCCGAGGGCCGCTACGGCGTGCGGCTGGGCGAGCCGGTCGGGGACGCCCGTGCCGCGTTCGAGGGCCGGGTCGCGGCGTTCTGCGCCGGGCACCCGTGGCTGGCCGCGCACCCGGTGCAGGTGTCCTGGGCGGGCGGCGCCTTCGCCAGCGGTGAGCTCCCGCCGGGCTCGGCGCTGCTCGGCGAGGTGCGTGCCGCCGTCGTCGACGCGGGAGGCCCGCCGCCGCCCGAGCGCGCCGTGGCCGCCGGCACCGACCTGCGCCTCTACGCCGCCGCGGGCGTCCCGGCACTGCACCTCGGGCCCGGCGACCTGCACCTGGCGCACGGCCCGGCCGAGCGGGTGCCGGTGGCCGAGGTGACCGCCGTCGCGCGGGCGCTGGCACTGCTCACCCTCCGCCGCTGCGGGGTCGCGTGA